One Primulina tabacum isolate GXHZ01 chromosome 10, ASM2559414v2, whole genome shotgun sequence DNA segment encodes these proteins:
- the LOC142504928 gene encoding uncharacterized protein LOC142504928: MDISSFRQKDGETLHTALGRFRKMLRRCPQHGFSSSEQVHIFYNGVDPSVRPMLDAAANGSLYRKTSRVAIEIISNMAENSAGWTDIKREKKAGVLEMDVLNALTAKIDGLAHQFSQLKSNQVQGIFIEEQPIFDEEAVNFVGNQWRQQSNPYSSTYNQGWKNHPNFSSKNTENSLNPTHIPPLPIPQQVRQQGLLVPAAPPGFKQEDQRPIYEDFMMKHVVGMETRLQNHDAILLRLDAQMGQIANQLANRPPGTLPSDTEKNPKGVNAVSTVIKAEEEEPKRQILQIWRQRMMEERNQKWKMLRNRTLRLHGRQALAQMTSYAKILKDILTKKRKLVDFETVTLSEECSAILQNKLPPKLKDPVKPTTISLQLADRSIKYPRGVIEDVLVKVDKFIFPVDFVVLDMEEDHAIEDIVECSVQDTLIEDPLKKLLVSPKSKESNREKVEECMNYLEGSKPLPRSEEEFFEEFLCEDEAEEKLEDVEEHKSKDLNSYMGILE, encoded by the exons ATGGATATTTCATCTTTTCGCCAGAAGGATGGGGAGACATTACATACAGCTTTGGGAAGATTTAGAAagatgttgaggaggtgtcctcaACATGGTTTCTCTTCATCTGAACAAGTTCATATTTTCTATAACGGAGTAGATCCTTCCGTGCGTCCCATGCTAGATGCGGCAGCCAATGGTAGCTTATACAGGAAGACTTCACGAGTTGCaattgaaataatttcaaatatggcTGAAAATAGTGCGGGTTGGACAGATATTAAACGAGAAAAGAAGGCTGGAGTTCTTGAAATGGATGTGTTGAATGCACTTACTGCTAAGATTGATGGGTTGGCCCATCAATTCTCTCAGCTGAAATCAAATCAGGTCCAAGGAATATTCATCGAGGAACAACCCATCTTTGATGAAGAAGCAGTGAATTTTGTGGGGAATCAATGGAGACAGCAATCCAATCCATACAGTTCCACATACAATCAAGGATGGAAGAATCACCCTAATTTCTCTTCGAAGAATACGGAGAATTCCCTTAATCCAACACATATTCCTCCACTGCCCATTCCTCAACAAGTGAGACAACAAGGATTATTGGTACCTGCAGCACCTCCAGGATTCAAGCAAGAAGATCAAAGACCAATTTATgaggattttatgatgaaacatgtTGTGGGAATGGAGACGAGACTGCAGAATCATGACGCTATCTTACTAAGGTTGGATGCTCAAATGGGTCAAATAGCCAATCAATTAGCAAATCGACCCCCTGGAACACTACCAAGTGATACTGAGAAAAATCCGAAAGGAGTGAATGCAGTAAGTACAGTGATCAAGGCAGAGGAAGAGGAACCAAAGAGGCAAATTCTACAGATATGGAGGCAAAGAATGATGGAGGAAAGAAACCAAAAATGGAAGATGCTAAGGAACAGAACACTCAGACTACACGGAAGACAG GCTTTAGCTCAAATGACTTCTTATGCTAAAATTTTGAAAGATATTTTGACTAAAAAGAGGAaacttgttgattttgaaactgTTACGCTTTCTGAGGAATGTTCAGCTATTCTGCAAAATAAACTACCTCCAAAGCTTAAGGATCCAG ttaaaccaaccactatTTCCCTTCAACTTGCTGATAGGTCTATTAAATATCCTAGAGGGGTTATAGAGGATGTTTTGGTTAAAgttgataaatttatatttccagTTGATTTTGTTGTGCTAGACATGGAGGAGGATC ATGCTATTGAAGATATTGTTGAGTGTAGTGTGCAGGATACTTTAATTGAAGACCCACTGAAAAAGCTTTTGGTTAGCCCAAAGTCCAAggaatccaacagagaaaaggtGGAGGAATGTATGAACTACTTGGAGGGATCAAAGCCTCTGCCAAGATCG gaagaagAATTCTTCGAGGAATTCCTATGCGAAGATGAGGCAGAAGAGAAGTTGGAGGATGTAGAAGAACACAAGTCGAAGGATTTGAACTCATATATG gGAATATTGGAATGA